AAACCAGTCTGAATGTTTTATCAATCTAATGGAAATATAAACTCAGGAATACCTTGTActtcttcttcatgttctcCCACTTTTTAGATGCTTGACTAAAGGTCATCTTGTGTTGTAATCCCATGTGCTTGAGGATGGCCCTGAAAATATCACGAGTAAGGTGTTAGTTACAAAATGATAATAACTGTTCTACGACTTCAATTCTGCAGAATGAAATTGGAGAAATCTAAAAGCAGAGgatggaaatggagaaaaacattaaaataaacagtttcgACAGTAAAATGCATCTACACATCTACATCCGTCACATAGACCTTTGCTTTTATATACATTTGACTCCGTGACGTACTTCCATGCCCGCCTGGACGTGTTCCTTTTTCCAGAGAAGAGGGAGGTATTACAAATCCTCAGCTTCACAAACTCCTCAACTTCTCTCGGACtcactgagagagaaagaagggaggaaaaaaacaagttaaatttaaacttGGGAGAGTTAAAAACAACGACAATTGACCGTCCACTCTTCAGCtcaataacatttaaaagatagacaaataaaaaattaaactgCAATTGGAGCTTGTTATTACAGTGTGCACGTattacatagatagatagatagatagatagatagatagatagatagatggatagatagatagatagatagatggatagatagatacatagatacagTATATAGATAGATTAGAGTGGTTATTTGTTTAAAGGGGAGGATGCACATTCATTTACATGTGCACTTAAGTCTAAATGATGACGTGCTTGTGTAACTTTTCCACATTGATCCATGCACTTCCTCTGCGCCGAAGCTAACTCCAGCTGAGCTTGGCTAGCCTCTATGGTTAGCTTCTGTGGTTAGCTTCTATTCGCGTATACttacttttatatataaagtcCACGTGGCCGCCATTAGGAGAAGTGGTGCTGATGTAGTCGTGATCACTGAACTCCATCTTCCCCGTTCCCCGTTCTTTGttgtggccttttttttttatcaagtgtCCTTCGTGGCTCGTTCCTCCTTCCGAGGGACCCTACTTTCTTCACCGCCGCCTGTAAAAACAGGACGCACCGGAGGCAGAATCCCCTCACTGTCGCCACCCAGCGGTGTGGAGTGTTTATCACACTGCGAAATAAAGAatgactttttaactttttaactttttgttacAATCGACAAATacacattgaaataaaatacatatacacattGCATTTGTGTATATACAAGTGTACAAGCAAAATCAATAGTAAGTAAATAATATGAGTAAATTATTAATATCAGTAAAGACCAATTTTAcatattgaaaacaaaacatatagaaaaagaaacagtttgcTTTCACTAATGCACAAATTTgagacacacactttttttacacacaaatatttaaatgtccaCTCCACCACTTTTGATAgggaaatattttattttatttttcattatttattcatcacaatgttgttttatatttatatttttcttgacATGGAGGAaaattaacatttacatttactcgTGCACAATTTTAAAACTCTTATTTTCCATTGAATGTTTTCATGAAGCTGAAAATgattcaaatgttatttataaatatatttttttatacctTTGAATGGAAGTTTCTTTTGTGATATTTGTCACAGGaagatttttcatttaaaacacgTATGACAAGTTgataaggtaaaaaaaatatgtttagcTTGTGTTGGGACCTTTTgtaaaagttcagtgtgtggCTGGGGTCCCTTTCACATTTCATATATTAAAAACTAAGGTCTAAAGAGGTTTAAAAAGTTTCCCATCGATGAGTCACCAGCAACTTgacaaacagctgtgtgtgtgtgtgtgtgtgtgtgtgtgatgtcctGGAGAACTCAGAAACGAAAGCGTTTCATACAAACTTTCGTTTTCATGTTAGGTATCATAGCAGAGAGCAAACTGCAGGATGGCGACAGCTCGCAGTGAGTAGAGCCTCTCCactttatcatgttttattgcttCCTGTTGTTCCCTGCAGCGTTGACTGTGTGTCTCTTACTGATCTGATTGATATTTGATGTGCGTGTTTATTGGCTTCTTGCGGCTTCTTTCGATCAGTGTAGCTTTTTCTTTGCCTCGTGAGAACAGCAGTGTGTGGAGACGTTGTTGTGTGTTGACACTGTGGATCACATGAAAGCAGAAACAACAGGACAACAACAATAATCTTCTTATTTTCTAATATAAcgtataatataatatataacgGCCTTCGTCGTTTACACTTTAAGTTTCACTTTCAGTTATTGTGAAGTTCCATATGTACTCATAAGTACAAGTATAGACcgaacttattattattattattaatattattattatatattatggtgttttttttacagctccTGAGGACGAACACCCCCCTGAGGACGGTGATGAGTCGCCCAGAGGCAGAGATTCAGATGTAGACGCTGATTCTCAGGTTAGTCTGCGGACACACAGGGTGTTGGAATCTGTATCAGTTTCATTATCACTTATTTACACGGTGACTGTGAAGGAGCCCTGCAGGTATTACAATAAGAGCCGCTGTCGGGACGGTGCCAGGTGCCCTTACCCGCACGTCTGCAAGTTTGCCCTGAGTGGAAACTGTCGATACGGGTCCGGATGTAAGCTGATACACCCCAGAGAAGGAAGGAGCTCGACTCAGGCCGGCGGGGGCGCCAGAGAGCGATCTACATCGAGaggtgaggagcaggaggggagaAAATACCTGAGTGGAGAAGGACTTAGTtagtttatattatatatgtatattatatctatctatctatctatctatctatctatctatctctctctctctctctctctctctctctctctctctctctctctctctctctctctctctctctctctctctctctctgagagtTTAAAGACAAAACGAGTATATGGATAGAAGtaatagaacacacacacacacacacacacacacacacacacattatataaataaaaatagtacaAATGTTACAAGAGTATTTATAAAAGTATAATCGAATATAATTTAGTTATAATACGTTTATTTAattctgtttacattcattatattttcaCCAGATCCAAAGATTTCTGACAGCCGGCTCTACCAGTGGCAGATGAATGAAGGAAGCGGCTGGATGGATTTTAGTAACGATCACGTAATCGAGGCCCAGTATTGCCTGCCCCACACCAAAAGTATTACACTCTACAACACCAAGTATGGGtaagagtttaaaaacacattgttaattatttgtattaaatttcttttttttaattgcttcaATCACTCAATATTTGACGGCAGGTGGTATTTTGTTTCTCAATGTCGAGAAGGTTGGAGCTGAGTgtagaaaaataagaaagtatTGATAAATATACTTTCTACTATTGGTGCTGATATTTAATGGCACTAAATATAATTTGAATGACACTGACCTCATCCTCTGAGTATTTGGTGCCAGTGGAATATttatctctttgtctctgtgcaggGCCGTGAACATTGATTTTAAGTCGATGACAGTGTCTGGGAAGAACCTGAGAGTGAGACGTCTGGATGATGGAAACACCGAGTGGGTCTGGTTCTGCACTTTGTATAGTAAGTGGATCAAGTACGGAGACAAGGTAAATGGCCACTCAGTTTTGTTTACGTGTCCACAAATGAATTAATAGAACAGTTTTGAACCCAAATTCTGAACACGTTTAGAtctgtttgtcttctcttcCAGGATCCAGACGGAAAACCCACTCCGGCGAACAGCTCAGACATAGAACAGAAGTTCCAGAGTAACCCAACAAGCTCTTTCACTTTCAGCATCGGCGCTAAAACCTTTGAAATCAAATTCGGAGGTGAAGTTTATTCACATTAACGTCACAGAATTTAGATTTTGATATCATTAAATACTGCATACAAGTATCTCATTGTTCCTTCTTGTCGTTTAACAGAAATGCGACAGGTGAGTTcggacagaaagaggaaagtcACTCGCCGTCCACTTTACCGACAGCGCCAAGCAGGGGCAGGGTGAGTTTTATTTGTTGGCCAAACTGATAAAATTTCATTCCAGGGGGAAAAGCTCCATGTGCACTATCCGTCTATTACAAAATCTGCCCACAAGAATATACTAAGGATCACTAGCCGACACATTATACgttgtttgtttaatctttacAAAAACTTCAAGTGTAAAGACACAATACACAGTTTTTACGGGTGAGTTCTTGCCCAGGGGCAGTTGTCAGGCGACCTccattgtgtttgtgcttcctGTGCCTTGTTATGTGCATTAGGAAATAAGCTAATTTTACGAAATGTTGTTGTAACAGGGTTCCTCAAGGCCAATCAGTTTCCCAGAATACCGCTGTGGGCACCAAACCTCAGTGGCAGTTCGAGGGAGACAAACGAGTTTGGCACAACTTCAAAAACACGGTGGGTTACCTTCCGAGTGGCATTtacaaaatattatatatataatagttcTAAGCTACTCAATGCTAAATTTTGCTGGTCTTGTTTCTGCAGCGCGGCACAAATGAAACCAGCGATGACATTGAGCAGACGTTCCAGGACGACCCCAACCAGACCATGAACGTCAAAGCCAACGGAAACACCTACAATCTGGACTTCGGAGGTTAGATTTTGTTagaaaacattgacattttattttacaggtaTTTTATTTCCTAATTATTTATGAATAGATATATAAAATGCCCATCTAACTCCCAGCAAGAAATCAAAAAACATATattcaaaaagtattttagtttaaaatccATAGTTTGAGGTTTTTGTTATTAGCGTCACATTGTTCTTACAAGAAGAATCTCAGCTGGATCGTCTCTGTAATTTTCTTAAATGGGAATCCTGAAACACGACATGGAGAATTTAatctatgttgtttttttttactgttattttctCCAGCAATGACCCAAACCAACCTCAAGACCAAGTTCACACGCAACATCAGACGTGTGCTGGTGTGAGCGTCGAAGAGGAGTTTGACCTCCAGAGGACAGCCCGGAAGAAAGTTTCATTAATGTGGGGAATGCTATTTGTCACTGGCTTTCAATAGAATATGATCTGGAGTATATTGGTCTTATAATGGGTGACttaatattttgtttacatcagaAAGGAATTCAGGATCAGATTTAATTTTTCTGAAGAACGTTGAGTATACCAAAAACGTTTCCATAGAAAATTGTGCCAAATGATTTTTCCACCTTTATGGTGCAGAACAAACCTGCACTCCAATAATGTACTGCCAACTTGCCTTAACTTACGAATTTAAAAACTTGTCACGATATGTTTACTTGATCTCATTCACATTGCTACATTACTACCAGCACACTGCCATAACACAGGAATGCAAAGTATTGTATGTTGACAGAtctgagaaagaaaatacacgatgcaccccccacacacaaattaatatttgatgttGCAACACATTTCACACGGCTTCTTTTGTAACAGAAGTGACTCAAATGTAATGCAAATGAATTGAAGGCCATTTTGTATACTACCTTTCAGGGgtttttttatgacatttaaaGCCATAACACAGGTTTACACAATCAATACTATGCAATTGTTAAAATTTGTTACAATTATTTTAGTCAGTTTTACAAGTCCAGTCTTTGGTCTTATATATGCtgctgaaaaaatatatatgattatgaattaaaatatatatcctgtttattttgctgtttgttCTTTATTTGTGTGATTCTGAAAGTTACCAATCCTGCACATAATGACTCATCCACAGACGGAATCCCTGCTGTGCGAAGCAGAGCGGCACTATGTGAcctggacacagagacagaactcAATGCAGatcacactttcattttcagtgtACAAATATTAAAACCATAAATGAGAGAAGCACtactgaaacaaaaaatacagaactTGCCTTGGATGGTGAAATACAGGCATCATTAACAACATGTGGTGACTGTAAAGATCACTTAACATTAAGAAAGTAAATCTCAGATAAACTTTGTATGACGATAAATCTACAACAGGGGTCGCTGATCtacgttttatttttattcttacattcttttttatttgtatttattcctaagtctttgttttattactaACATGTTCTTATTGAtctcttatttcatgtcttagattttcttgattttcttgtaaagcactttgagctgcattttatgtatgaaaggtgctgtataaatacatttattattattattattatgtgaaataaataaaggatgAAATAACTCCAATGATAAAGTCCGTAAACCTCTGTATGTTTGAATGGATTCGCTGGGAAAATGTCTTTATATGTCTATATATTAAGTCTACAGGTCAGTTATTATGGTGTAGATATATGAAAATGCATGTGTGACAGCACATACTGGAAGACATTActttaaatatagaaaacaatTGAATAATCTATATTGTGTGTGTCCTTTTACTATAAAGGTGAGTtgcatttattataatttttgaatttttgttaaaatgaagaagattttactcttttttaatgacaaaataaCGAGatacattgttatttttaatgagaaaaactTTGTAAATCTAAATCAACGCAattattttcagaaaacaacagaatttaTTCTCAAGTGTCTCCTAATGATATAAACTGTAATGCGTGTTGCTGCCTGTAGAGGGCAGCAGTGCGCGAAAGCCTGTCGGTCGGGTTCACGttcaggaaggaggaagaagaagagggagcgCGCCGACGTCACACGCGGAGCTCATCATGGCGGTGGATTTGACTCCTCGCTTCAGGAGGTTGAACAGCCAAACAAGAAGCCTGCGCGAAAATATACAGCACGGTGAGTTCTGGACGTTGACGCTAAACACCTTTCGCGTGATGTGGTTTCATTTTACGTTAAAAAAAAGTAAGCGAACAAATAAGAATCGGCTCAACTCGTCAAAACACCGTgttcctgctgttgtttctggatgtttttaagGGACATTGACATTTGAATGAGCCcaaatgttgttttgtattgtagTAAAGGGAGATATTGCAATAAACATACGTATATACAGCGTAGACTGGTTTAAGTGGGAAGGCATAGTAAACATGATGAATATAAACGCTATCtgctgtgtataaatgtgtatgaATTCACTCTAGTAAACTAAATAGTATATTGTATATGTAATACACGGTAacactgtgtgtatatatgtacagGGTTAAggtttttaaactcttctttaatgataaacagcaaaacatttttacaagcAATATATCCAATTATATTGGGGACTGTTGCTATTGATGAAGgttgtgataattatcgatgttattttatttgaccGCGCTAAGTAAAAGTCCTTCAGTAACGTTCAAGTAGCGTTACTTCAAAATGCAGAAAAGCATCGTTTGAATCAGTCACATACCTACATTTATACTTGtgcttttaattaaatttaatctattcatgtctctttttatttatacatattaaactgatttgtttgttttatctttatccTTTTAAGACTGACATGTTACAAACTGTGTAATTACTTTAATGAAGTCCACCCGACTAACCTATTTTAACCTGTTTTCCTCTAACACTGTGTCTTCTTATAGTTTTCTCGGGGCCCTTTGGTGCCACTCAGCTATGGCACAACATCATCCGGGCCCTGCAAACCCAGGTGGAGGTGCGTCGCTGCAGGCGGCACCTACGCGTCCATGCCGAATGTTTCACAGGCTCGGATGCTGTGGACGCCGTCCTCAGCTATCTGATGCAGAATGTGGTGTTTTGCTCGAGTGAAGTGTCTCGTCTCAAAGCTGCTCGGCTCTGCCAAGCTCTGATGGAGGCGAAGGTGTTCGAGCCAGTGGGCACAAAGCTGTTTCGCAGAGACAAGGAAGTGACGTTTGaggacagcagctgcagcctctaCCGTTTCCTGGAATATAAAGTGGTACCCAGCTCTTCCATGAAGGGATGCAGTAGTGTCACAGAAAACATGTCACCAGAGGAGCCGGAGACTAAGAGAAAGAAGAGCTCCAGGtttctttcacatttaatttattatacTGAAGCTTCACTAATTATACTCAGTATGGAGGACTTGTTACAAACTATGAATTTGATTTGAGtgaatatttacataaatataaacgtgtatatatattgttatatgaGACTAGATAATGTCTCGCACTTTGCTTTGAAAATCGTTAATGGAGTCATTAAATCAAGTAAAAGACACAGCTAAATAAACTATGACAGTCTCTGCATGCGTGAATGTTA
The sequence above is a segment of the Hippoglossus stenolepis isolate QCI-W04-F060 chromosome 22, HSTE1.2, whole genome shotgun sequence genome. Coding sequences within it:
- the LOC118101257 gene encoding zinc finger CCCH-type antiviral protein 1 isoform X1 — encoded protein: MATARTPEDEHPPEDGDESPRGRDSDVDADSQVSLRTHRVLESVSVSLSLIYTVTVKEPCRYYNKSRCRDGARCPYPHVCKFALSGNCRYGSGCKLIHPREGRSSTQAGGGARERSTSRDPKISDSRLYQWQMNEGSGWMDFSNDHVIEAQYCLPHTKSITLYNTKYGAVNIDFKSMTVSGKNLRVRRLDDGNTEWVWFCTLYSKWIKYGDKDPDGKPTPANSSDIEQKFQSNPTSSFTFSIGAKTFEIKFGEMRQVSSDRKRKVTRRPLYRQRQAGAGVPQGQSVSQNTAVGTKPQWQFEGDKRVWHNFKNTRGTNETSDDIEQTFQDDPNQTMNVKANGNTYNLDFGAMTQTNLKTKFTRNIRRVLV
- the LOC118101257 gene encoding uncharacterized protein LOC118101257 isoform X2, with the translated sequence MATARTPEDEHPPEDGDESPRGRDSDVDADSQEPCRYYNKSRCRDGARCPYPHVCKFALSGNCRYGSGCKLIHPREGRSSTQAGGGARERSTSRDPKISDSRLYQWQMNEGSGWMDFSNDHVIEAQYCLPHTKSITLYNTKYGAVNIDFKSMTVSGKNLRVRRLDDGNTEWVWFCTLYSKWIKYGDKDPDGKPTPANSSDIEQKFQSNPTSSFTFSIGAKTFEIKFGEMRQVSSDRKRKVTRRPLYRQRQAGAGVPQGQSVSQNTAVGTKPQWQFEGDKRVWHNFKNTRGTNETSDDIEQTFQDDPNQTMNVKANGNTYNLDFGAMTQTNLKTKFTRNIRRVLV